Proteins from one Pontibacter korlensis genomic window:
- a CDS encoding transposase: MRERGGHYAGRPLRLVRARVEASGEEIWFVTSIAWLESYQVAAIYQERWQIEGLIKFLKQRLQPGHLVTRDVNGIQVMGSMTLIVALLPIVYRKLDSDRRAKLRFAQELDTEIVRQIVLLCGGDPAKMENFVT; the protein is encoded by the coding sequence TTGCGGGAGCGGGGCGGCCACTACGCGGGCAGGCCGCTGCGGCTGGTCAGGGCCAGGGTGGAGGCCTCGGGGGAAGAGATCTGGTTTGTCACCAGCATCGCCTGGCTGGAGAGTTACCAGGTGGCGGCCATCTACCAGGAGCGCTGGCAGATCGAGGGGCTCATCAAGTTCTTAAAGCAGCGCCTGCAGCCCGGGCACCTGGTCACCCGGGACGTGAACGGCATCCAGGTCATGGGCAGCATGACCCTGATCGTGGCCCTGCTGCCCATCGTCTACCGCAAGCTCGACAGCGACCGGCGCGCCAAGCTGCGCTTCGCCCAGGAATTGGACACAGAAATAGTCCGGCAAATCGTGCTGCTCTGCGGCGGGGACCCCGCTAAAATGGAGAATTTCGTCACATGA
- a CDS encoding DUF6150 family protein → MQPLFILWMALLPYLMPATEAVGRNHCQVYGSVYLERNPMYKNTASHVVYLGEEEAFANMVVYRESNKLFADAPAVWYLTPNKAFADYVLYVTEQRYQADFTVHFTDARSFATCRE, encoded by the coding sequence ATGCAGCCACTGTTCATACTTTGGATGGCGTTGTTGCCTTATTTAATGCCTGCTACAGAAGCAGTAGGGCGCAACCATTGCCAGGTGTACGGCTCTGTATACCTGGAACGTAACCCTATGTATAAAAACACCGCCTCGCATGTGGTGTACCTGGGGGAAGAGGAGGCTTTTGCCAATATGGTAGTGTACCGCGAAAGCAACAAGCTTTTTGCCGATGCGCCAGCTGTTTGGTACTTAACTCCTAATAAAGCTTTTGCCGACTACGTGCTGTACGTAACAGAGCAGCGCTACCAGGCTGATTTTACTGTGCATTTTACCGATGCTCGATCTTTTGCTACTTGCCGCGAATAA
- the tpiA gene encoding triose-phosphate isomerase, whose product MRKRIVAGNWKMNKTAEEALTLVSEIDNMVKDEVNSDVTVLVAPPFPFLQSVGKLLQGNDKMHLAAQNVSEHDSGAYTGEVSAAMLKSVGVEYVIIGHSERRLYHHEDAQTLYKKMKATIANGMKPIFCCGESLEERDADRHFDFVGKQLHDSLSYLSNEEFDQVVIAYEPIWAIGTGRTASSQQAQEMHEYIREQISRMFDAEAAYNTSILYGGSCNPGNAKELFSQADVDGGLIGGASLKSRDFTDVIKSI is encoded by the coding sequence ATGAGAAAACGAATTGTTGCAGGCAACTGGAAAATGAATAAAACAGCCGAAGAAGCGCTGACGCTGGTTTCGGAGATCGATAATATGGTGAAAGACGAGGTGAACAGTGATGTGACTGTGCTCGTAGCGCCTCCTTTCCCGTTCCTGCAAAGTGTTGGCAAACTGCTGCAGGGCAACGATAAGATGCACCTAGCTGCACAGAACGTAAGCGAGCACGACAGTGGCGCTTATACTGGCGAGGTTTCGGCTGCCATGCTGAAGTCTGTGGGTGTGGAGTACGTAATTATAGGCCATAGCGAGCGCCGCCTGTACCACCACGAAGACGCGCAAACGCTTTACAAAAAGATGAAAGCTACCATTGCCAATGGAATGAAGCCGATCTTCTGCTGCGGTGAATCACTGGAGGAGCGCGATGCCGATCGTCACTTCGATTTCGTAGGTAAGCAACTGCACGACAGCCTCTCTTACCTGAGCAACGAAGAATTTGACCAGGTGGTGATAGCTTATGAGCCAATCTGGGCGATAGGTACAGGCCGTACTGCCAGCAGCCAGCAGGCACAGGAAATGCACGAGTACATTCGTGAGCAGATTTCACGCATGTTCGATGCTGAGGCTGCTTACAATACCTCTATTCTTTATGGCGGTAGCTGCAACCCGGGCAACGCAAAAGAGCTATTCTCTCAGGCCGATGTGGATGGCGGTTTGATTGGGGGAGCTTCTCTTAAATCCAGAGATTTTACGGATGTGATTAAATCTATCTAA
- the prmA gene encoding 50S ribosomal protein L11 methyltransferase translates to MDFIEVTLKVNADFADILTAELGELGFDAFVETEDGFSAYIEENKYNQQDLEDTLNRYADFVQVEYTVQKIERQNWNEEWERNFEPLFIGGEVSVRASFHEKPSNAKYDIVINPKMSFGTGHHETTTLMIENQLTIDHQGKRVLDMGCGTGILAIMAGELGASEIVAVEIEDWTVENARDNAELNGYGNIDVRLGGAETVTGENPFDIILANINRNVLLEDMPAYKAVLKPEGWLLLSGFYTEDLPMIQQRCEELGLKYESHRVKNNWVSAIFKA, encoded by the coding sequence ATGGATTTTATAGAAGTAACTTTAAAAGTAAACGCAGACTTTGCGGACATACTTACAGCCGAACTCGGGGAGTTAGGCTTTGATGCCTTTGTGGAGACGGAAGACGGTTTCAGTGCTTACATTGAAGAAAATAAGTACAACCAGCAGGACCTGGAGGATACTCTTAATCGCTATGCCGACTTTGTGCAGGTAGAGTATACAGTGCAGAAAATCGAGCGACAGAACTGGAACGAGGAGTGGGAGCGTAACTTTGAACCGCTATTTATTGGCGGTGAAGTGTCGGTGCGTGCCTCTTTCCACGAGAAGCCTTCCAATGCCAAGTATGACATTGTTATCAATCCGAAGATGTCTTTCGGCACAGGCCACCACGAAACCACCACACTCATGATCGAAAATCAGCTGACGATTGATCACCAGGGCAAGCGTGTGCTGGACATGGGCTGCGGGACCGGTATTCTAGCCATTATGGCTGGGGAGCTGGGGGCCTCTGAGATTGTGGCTGTGGAGATTGAGGACTGGACAGTGGAGAATGCTCGCGATAATGCTGAGCTGAACGGTTACGGTAATATAGATGTGCGACTTGGTGGTGCTGAGACAGTTACAGGAGAAAATCCTTTCGATATTATACTAGCCAATATCAACAGAAACGTTCTTCTGGAAGACATGCCTGCTTATAAGGCAGTGCTTAAGCCTGAAGGCTGGCTGTTGCTGAGCGGCTTCTATACAGAAGACTTGCCAATGATACAGCAGCGCTGCGAAGAGCTGGGGCTGAAGTATGAGTCGCACCGGGTTAAAAACAA